GCGCACGGAGCTTGTCCCCGTGGACGGCTGGCAGGGCCGGGGCGGGGGAGAGTTTCCCCGAGCGGAGACGCGCGTGTACGGCCGCTTCCAGGAGGTGGCGCGGCTGGTGGGGTGGGACGAGAACGCCACGCCGCTGTCCGGCACGCAGGTGCCGCTGGACACGGTGCCACGGGGCCTGACGTTCGGCCGCGCCGTGGTGGTGCGGCAGGAGGGCGGCACGGCGCCGCCGCTGCTCACGCGCGTGCAGGGCACCGGCGAGGGCTTCGTCGCGCTGGTGGACCCGCTGCCTTCCGGCAGCACGGTGGACAACCTGGTCCTCCACGCGAACGTCGTCCTGGTGGGGCACGGAGAGCGCAAGCCCGAGGAGGTGCTGGGCAGCGGAGACGCCACCCAGACCGGGCAGGCGTTCGTGCTGCGGGAGCGCGGCCTCTCGTTCGTCGCGGACTCCACGCGCGCGTCGGGCGTGCGCGCGGACCTGGAGGTGAAGGTGGCGGGCCGCCGCTGGCAGGCGGTGGAGAGCCTGCGTGAGTCGGGCCCCACGGACCCGCACTACACGGTGCGCCTGGTGCGCGACGGGGAGCTGGCGGTCGTCTTCGGTGATGGGCGCAACGGCCGGCGACTGCCGACGGGCGCGAACAACGTGCGGGTGGGCTTCCGCGCGGGCTCGGGGCTGCGAGGCAACCTGCCCGCGGGCAGCCTCGCGAAGCCGAGCCGGCCGCATGCGCTGGTGGAGGCGGTGGAGCAGCCGCTGCCCGCTTCGGGGGGCAATGACATGGAGGACGTGGAGGCGCTGCGCCGCACCGCGCCCGCCACGGTGCTGACGCTGGAGCGCGCGGTGTCGACGGAGGACTTTGCCAGCCTCGCCATGGGCCACAGCAGCGTCTGGCAGGCGCGCGCGCTGCTCAAGCGCAACCCCGGCTCCCGCATGGAGCTGGTGGAGGTGGTGGTGGTGCCCGCGGACGGTGGAGAGCTGGGGCCCCTGAAGCAGTCCCTGGCGGACTTCCTGCGTGCCCACGCGCTGCCGGGCGTGGAGGTGTCGCTCTCCCGATATCTCAGCGAGCCGGTGACGCTCGACGTGGAGGTGGAGGTGGACACGCGGGCCTTCAACCCGGACGCGGTGGTGCAGGCGGTGCGGGCAGCGCTGCTGGACGCGCTGTCGCTGCGGCACCGGGGGCTGGGACAGGCGCTGTACCTCAGTGACGTCTACAAGGTGGTGGAGGCCGTGACGGGTGTGGAGAGTTCCATCTGTGTGATGGCCGGTGTGCCGGGACTGCAGCGCAAGGACGCGCCGTCCGGCGCGCACGTCGTCTACCTGGCGCCGGAGGGGCAGGACCTGTCCGTGCGCTTCAAGGAGTACTCACTGTGAGCTCGGGAAGCGGGGGTACGGGGAGCGGGCTCGGCGCGCAGCTCTACGGGCTGCTGCCGGAGGTGTACCGCACGCGCGACAACGGCGATTTGCGCGACTACCTCGGGTCTTGTGGCGAGGTGCTGGACCTGGTCCGCGGGGTGATGGCCCAGCGGTTGGCGGATGCGTTCCCGGACCATCCGGACGCCCAGGGCTGGACGCTGCCGTACCTGGCGGAGCTCCTGGACGTGAAGCTGCTGTCGCCCGCGGAGCCGGAGCAGCGGCGTGAGCTGTCCCAGGCCGTGTCGCTGCGCCAGCGCAAGGGCACGCCCGGGTCGGTGGCCGAGGTCGCCCAGGACGTCGGCCAGTATGCGTGGGACACGGAGGACCCGCGCAACGAGCCGTCCGAGCCTGTCTACCTCCAGGAGGGTTGGAGGCGGGTGGCGGTGACGCCGCGCGTGGGACAGCCGTTGCTGCCGCCGGAGTCGCTCGGGGCCCTGCCACTTCCGGCGGGGGCGCCAGCGCGACGGCACCCGGCGCTGCCCGCGGCGACGGTGGACCTTCGTTACCTGTCCCGCAAGGTGGCGCTGCCGCCGCGTGGGGATGGTTCGTCGCGGCCGCCGTTGCAGGAGAACGTGCACGGCATCCCCGCGGCGCCCGGCCACTTCGACGACGTCTCCCGGCGGACGCCGGACCTGCGCCGGCCCTCCGCGAGGCAGGGACAGGTCCACCCCAAGCGCGTCGCGGTCTTCACGCTGCCCAGGGTGGGGTTCTTCCCTCCGGGCTGGGAGTTCGGAGACACGCGCCCGCTGCCCGTGCCCCCGGAGCCGTCGCGCGTGCTGCCCCGGCGCCGTCAGGGGCCCCTGACGCCCGAGCCGGAGTCGGGCGCCTACGTCCTCGAGAACCTCGTCCTCCCTGAGGGAGAGGACGTCATCGTCAGCAATCGGCCGCTGGTGATGCGCAACTGCGTCGTCCAGGGAAACATGTACATCGACGTCTCCGATACCTCGCACGTCATCGAGGACTCCATCGTCACGGGGATGGTGACGAAGAACCTGGGGAACGAGCTCGTCGTCCGCCGCTCCGCCTTCGGCCACCTCCAGTTGGAGGCGGGCACGTTGGACGTGGTCGGCGCGACGGTGGAGGACAGCCTCCTGGGTTCACTGGAGAGCACGGCGTTGATCACGTTGCTGAGCGTGACGGTGCTCGGCTCGATGGACGCGGCGCGGTGCTTCGCCAACGACTCGCTCTTCGCGGGCTCCGTCACTCCCCACCCCGGGGTGGGCAACTGCTTCCGCTACTGCCGGCTGCCAGCGGCCGCGCTGGGGGCGTACACCGTGGAGGGGCAGCCCGCGGAGGCGTACGCGTGTACGAGCGAGGTGCCCCGTTTCCGCGCCGCCGTCTTCGGAGCCCCCGGCGCTGGCGTGCTCGCGAGCGACAGCGGCGCGAGGCTGCTCGATGGCGCGGAGGATGGAGGGGAGCTGGGAGCCTACCGCCACCGTCGCTATGCGTTGCGCGACGAGGCGGTGCTCGCCCGGCTCCGTGAATCCCTGCCCGCGGGCATGAGCGCCATCCTGGTTCCCGACGAGCGGCTCGGCCTGGCCCTGCCCGTCGTCACGCCTCCTTCCACCTGATTCCCGCTTCGACTCCAGCGGAGTTCCTCATCATGAAGACCCAGATTTCACGCGACTCCCACGACTCCTCCAAGCGCTACTCCGGCGTCTACCAGCAGCAGGGGCGGATGCTCACCGACGCGGACTGGAACGAGTTGGTGTCCATCATCAACGACCGCGTCACCAGCGCGCTGCGGGACGTGGTGGGCAGCGGCGGCCCTGCCACCGGCAAACTGCTCATCTCCAACACGCTGCAGATGACGCCCGGCAGCGTCTACGCGGACGGGCTGATGGCCACGCTGCCCGGCACGACGCCCTTCACCTACGCCACCCAGCCGGACTTCCCGTTGGCTCCGGGGACACCCGCGGTGAACGAGAGCCTCTACGCGGACGTCTGGGAGCGGCCGGTGCTGTTCCTGGAGGACCCGAACCTCCAGGACCCGGGGCTGCACGGCGCGGACACGTGCACACGCACGCAGGTGATGCTGCAGATCAAGCGCTGCCCCGCGGGCCAGCAACCCACGGATCCGCTCGTCAACCCGGGGCGGGGCAACGCGCCGCTCACCTTGTCCCAGCGCGTGGGGGGCACGGGGCCCGCCGCCCAGTTCACGGGCAACTACCTCTTCCGGCTGGAGGTGCATGACGTGAAGGGCTCGCCCACGGCCCCCAGCGAGCTCACGTTGAAGTGGTCGAGCGAGAACGCGGCCGAGGCCTACGCGAACGGGCCTGGCGTGCCCCAGGACTACCAGGGCAACGACTGGCTCTACGAGTTCTACAACGCCGCGACGGAGCGCCACCTGGGCGTGCACCTCGGCACGCCGCCAGCGGGGTTCCCCTCGCGCGGCCTGTTGAAGGAGGGCTACCCGGTCTCCGTGCCCGACGCGGCCACGTACCCGTTCGTGCGCAGGTGGGACGGCTGGTGCACGCTGACGCGCAACACCACGACGGGAGTCTGGACCTTCGTCAGCGGCGGGAGGGATCGCGGCGCGCCGCTGTCCACGGCCAACGCGCAGGGCGTGCATGGCCATGTGCGCATCGATAACGGCGTGCTGCACCTGGAGCTCCAGGACCTGGCGCTCGCGCTCACCCTGACGGGAGGGGGCACCACCAGCCGCGCCTTCGTCGCCGGGGACTACTGGCTGGCGCCCGTGCGCGAACAGGATGCCGCGGGGGACCAGCTCCTGAGCGGCGCGCAGCCCGTGGGGCTCCTCCACCGCTACGTGAAGCTGGGCGTCATCGCCGCGGGCTCCTTCACGCCGGAGCGGACGCTGGGGTTCCCCTCGTTGACACGGCTGATGTCGCCGTCCGTGGGGGACTCGGGGGCGAACTACGTCGGCACGGAGGCGCACGCGGACGTGACGGGCACCACGGTGCAGTCACAGCTCAGCTCGCTCCTCCCCGTGTTGAACAAGGCGAACTCCGCGACGAATGGGTCGAACCTGATTGGCAGCGCGGCCATCACCGGCACGCCGAAGAACCTGACGGCGGGCACGGTCCGGAGCCAGCTCACCCAGCTCGTCACCCACCTCAACACCCACGTGGCGTCGAACTCCACGGACCACGACACGCGCTACTACCCGCGAACGGAAGCGAACACGGCATTCGCTTCCGCGAGCCACCACCACGATGCGAGGTACCCCTCGATTCTCTACCAGTGGGCGTTCAGCCTGAACCATGGCGGGTCATGGTCGATGGTGCTGCCCCGCTTCACCCAGCCGCCGCTCGTCGCGCTGGGACTGAAGGTGCTGGTCCCTCAGGGAAACGAGGATGACCACTACTTCGTCTACAACGGGCCGATCCACTCGCAAGTCAGGGTGGAGCTCTATTTCGGGACGAGCAGCTCCCAGCAGCTCATCGTGTGGAACAGCTCCAACGAGAACGTCGACGTGCACCTTCGCCTGTTCGACGTGCGGTAGGTCCCGGGGTCATCCCTGGGAGCGCAGCAACGCCTCCAGCTCCGGGCATGAGAGCCCGGAGTGCGAAGCCATCGCCTCCAGGAGGGCCGTGCGCGCCGGGCCCTCCTGCAGCCGGAGGAAGATGGGGGAGAGCTCTTCGATGGCCTTCTTCCGCTCGGAGGCGGAGGCGCCGCGCCCCTGAGGCAGGGCGGTGGCGAGGAGGTAGTCGGTGAGGGGGCGCGCCTCGGAGAGCAGGCGGCGCATGGCTCCGGCTCCGGCGCGGAGGATGAACTCGTCCGGGTCCTCCTTGCCGGGGAGCTGCACCACGCGCGTCCTCGGGACGTAGAGCAGCAACAGGTCGCTGGCCTGCTGGATGCCTCGCCAGCCTCCGATGTCTGGATCCAACATGACCACCAGCTCGCGGGCCCCCGCGGCGAGCAGCAAGTCGATCCGGGGCGTGCTCAGGGTGGTGGAGATGAGGCTGACGCTGTGGGGGAAGCCGGCCTGGTGCAGCAGCATGCAGTCGAAGCCTCCCTCGACGACGATGGCGGAGCCCTCGCCGCGGATGGCGTCGCGGGCGTGCGTCAGCCCGAAGAGCGTCGTGTCGCGGATGAAGATGGAGGAGTTCCGGGTCTCCAGGTACTTGAGTCGTTGATGGGGAGGGAGGTCCCGTCCGATGAATGAGAGGGGTTGTCCTTCCGGGGAGCAGAACGGGAGCATGACGCGCTGCCGGAAGTAGTCCGTGTGGCGGTCGCCCGCCCTCGGCTGGCGCAACACGCCCGCACGCTCACCCGCATCGAGGAGTTCCTCGCGTGCGAGTGCTTCCGCCAGCGCCGTCCCCGAGGCAGAGGCGTAGCCGAGACCGAAGGCCCGGGCACTCTCCCGCGTGACTCCGCGCGAGGCGATGTAATCCCTCGCGGCCTGTCCCTCCTCATCGTCCCAGAGACGCGATTGGAAATGGGTTGCAGCGAGGGTGATACACCGATGGATTTCCTCGCGTTCCAGTCGGGCCGCCTGCTGGAAAGCCTTCTCCTCTCCGCGCGCCTCGGTCTTGCTCATGAATGACAGGATAGCGCAGGAATGGCGCTCACGCCCTGTGACTCGCGCGAATGCGCGGTACTGACGCAGTTGGTTGGCGGCGGCGACATGCACGAAGATCTGGTGCAGGACGGCGACGCCAGCCCGCCCCAGAACGGCATGCCGCGCGACGCCCGCGCCATCGCCGGAGTGCTCCACGTGTGCGGCATGAATCGGCAGGTCTATCGCCGCGAGGGGCAAGACCCGTGGCGCCATCTCTCAGACGAGAATCGACTGACGGGCAGCCACAGGACAGACGCGCGGCGGCGCGGTCGAGGACGAACTCCGCATCACGCACTCGAGGGAGGTCGTCGGCGTTCTCGCGCCGCCCTCTGCTTGTGCACGTGAACCTCGACCTGTCGCTGCCGGAAATTCGCGCTCAGTGCTGCGTCAGCGAACGCGTTATTGCATGCACGGTACTGCGAATGGGACTCCAAAGCCTGGCGGTTTTCCCCGGCCGCTACGCCCAGGGTGCTCAGATGCGGCTTGCCGAGGCCCCTCAAACTGGTGAGTCACGCCAGGTGTGTGGGCATTGGCGGCACTGGCGTGCCTTCGACGTTCGCGCCAGCGCACCGCACTTGGGACATCTGTTGATGACCAACTCGCCAGCGAGCTCCGCGCGCAGCCGCTGTTCAATCGCTCGGCCCAAGCCCGCTTTGCCTTCAGTGAGGAGCGAAAGTACAGCAGGGTCGTCCGTCAGCCATCGTGGCCCCTCCTGTGTCTGCACGGTATCCATCCACATTGCCTTGCGCTCGGCTTGCGTCAACAGCTGTCCATGGTTCTGCTGGAGGTACTCCAGGAGCGGGTCACCCAGCGTCCGCCTGCCGGGCGCTGCTTCGGGTCGTCCCAACGCCTGGTCCACGGTGTGGCGCAACCTGTCGCCGCTTGCCAGCGCGGCAAGCTGGAAGCGCAGCACCTGCGTGACGAGGACGGATGCCCCGCCGTCGAGGATGCGCTCCGCGTGCTGGCGGGCCTGCACGGCTCGCCCGGCGCGGCGCAGAATGTCGACCACGCACGCAGCCTGCCAGCCTCTCCAATCGCCGGCCTCCCGCGTGGCCCCGGGCGAGGCCAACAGGGCGTCCGCCGCATCGGATCGCCACTGACTCGCGAGTTGCTCAGCGCCGGCATCATCCGCGACCCACGCGGCGTGCAGACGCGCATCGCCCGCTCCCGACAGGTCCCCTGCGGCTTCACTCACCAGGGCGGCGCGTAGAAAGCGGGTGGCGAGAGCGGGCGCGGACATGTCCGAACAAAGGGCGCGATACGAATCGGACTGCACCAGGGCGCGCGCGGATGGGTGGGCTTTAGAGAGCTCGGCGGCGCAGTAGCCGCAGTTCGGACACTCTTGCACCCAGTGCGTCAGGGTCGAGCGCGCCATCCCAGCTGGCCTGCCGTCCAGGTCCGGAGTGCCGAACGTGGAGGTGCTGGCAATCAGGTGCTGCGCGTGCGACGCCCCACAGAGCGCACAGTGGATGTCCTTGCTTATGATTTTCGTCATGGCCCGCCTCTCGTTGGGGCGCTATTGGAACTGACACGGAGTTGCCACTCAAGCTGGCGGCACCGGTTCACACCTCGGGCAATCCGTGCTCCCACGCACATGCGAGGAGGGTGAACGGACATCCAGCCCGAGAAGATGACTCCCCTGCTGGGTATCTCGCTCGGGAAATGCGCTGAACCGGGCAGGGGGAGCGAGGTTCTTGGCAAAGCCAGGCCGGGATGGGAGATGGTTACCGCCCCAACAGCAGTCCCTTCGCGGTTTCCACGAAGAGGCGCAGGGGCGCCGATTGCTGGTCGCGGCTTGGGAAGTAGAGAAAGTACCCCGGCACAACAGGGGCATACGCTTCGAGCATGACCTCAAGTTCTCCCCGACGCAACTCATCGCGAATCCAGGCTTCCGGCGAGTACGCGAGGCCGAGCCCTCGCTTCGCAAGCGTCGAGCACAGGAGTCCGTCGTTGGTGACAATGCCGCCGCGCACCGGAACGCGCCAGGACTTGCGACCCCGCTCCAGCTCCCACGCGTACAGCGCGCCATTTGTCGGCGACCGGAACGTGATGCACTCATGCTCGAGCAGGTCCTCGGGGCGCTGCGGACGGCCATGCCTGGCCAGGTAGTCGGGTGTGCCGACCACGACGAAGCGGAAAGGCTCCGTGAGGCGCACTTGCACCATGTCACGCTCAATGCTCTCGCTGAGGCGAATGCCGGCGTCGTAGCCGCCTGCGACGGTGTCCACGAAGCGCTCGTCGAGAACGAGCTCGATCTCGACACGAGGGTATCTCTCGCGAAACGTTGGCAGCACGGGTTCAAGGATGAGCGACACCGCCGCATGCGGCACTGAGAGCCGGAGTCGCCCGACGACCTCACCGGGCTTCGCGGAGACCTCCGCGAGCGCGGCGGCGGTCTGGGCGAAAACGGGACCGACACGGTCGACGAGGCGGCGCCCAGCGTCCGTAAGAGAGACACTCCGCGTCGTGCGCTGAACAAGTACCACCCGCAGGCGCTCCTCGAGCTGCTGCACGGACTGGCTCACGGCCGAGCGCGAGATGCTGAGTTCGCGAGCGGCGCCGATGAAGCTGTTGGCACGGGCGACCGCCAGGAATGCCTGGAGTTGCGCAAACGGGATGTCGTCCATGGCCTTGATTCAGTCCGTGCGGCCTCGATTGTCAAGTTCAGCTTACCAAGGCATCCATTGCTGGGCCCTTTTGCATCAAGGGCGTCGGGCGCATGTTGAGTTCGTCCTCGGGCGAAACGACGGCGAGGCGGGATGAAATCTGGCCGGGGCAGGGAGGCGAGGGCCTCCCTGGTGGTCTGCATTTCGATATCAGCCTGGAGAATAAGACATGAATCCGACGTATGACTTCAAGGGGCAGGTGGCCCTGGTGACCGGCGCAGCGATGGGAATGGGCCTCGCCGCGGCGCGAGCCTTCGCGCAGAGCGGAGCAGCTGTGGTGCTGGCGGATCGTGATGGGGATCTTGCCGCGAAGGAAGCAGCGAAGATCGTCGAAGAAGGCGGTATCGCCATCGGTGTGGCCTGCGACGTCACCGACGAGGCGCAGGTCTCCGCCGCGGTCGACCGGGCAGTGGCCGAGTATGGGCGGCTCGACATGGCGTTCAACAACGCTGGCATTCAGGTCCCCCCGAGTGACGCCGCGGAGGAGCCGGCGGAGAATTTTCATCGTGTTACGGCGGTCAACCAGTTCGGTGTCTGGGCGAGCATGAAGCACGAGCTGCGCGTCATGCGTGAGCAGGGGTCTGGCACGATTGTGAACAACTCGTCGCTGGGCGGCTTGATCGGACTCCCGCAGCGCGCGGCGTACCATGGCACCAAGCACGCCGTGCTCGGCATGACCAAGAGCGCGGGCGTTGAGTACGCGCCGCGCGGCATCCGCATCAACGCGGTCTGCCCCGGTACCATCGACACGCCGATGGTGCAGGACATGCTGAAGGGCCAGGCCGATGCGATGGAAGGGATCTTGAAGGAGCAGTCGATTGGACGGCTCGGTCGGGCTGACGAGGTTGCAGCCGCCGTGCTGTGGCTGTGCAGTCCGGGCGCGAGTTTCGTGGTCGGCGTCGGCCTGCCGGTCGATGGCGGATTCACCGCAC
This DNA window, taken from Corallococcus coralloides DSM 2259, encodes the following:
- a CDS encoding phage tail protein; translation: MSSGSGGTGSGLGAQLYGLLPEVYRTRDNGDLRDYLGSCGEVLDLVRGVMAQRLADAFPDHPDAQGWTLPYLAELLDVKLLSPAEPEQRRELSQAVSLRQRKGTPGSVAEVAQDVGQYAWDTEDPRNEPSEPVYLQEGWRRVAVTPRVGQPLLPPESLGALPLPAGAPARRHPALPAATVDLRYLSRKVALPPRGDGSSRPPLQENVHGIPAAPGHFDDVSRRTPDLRRPSARQGQVHPKRVAVFTLPRVGFFPPGWEFGDTRPLPVPPEPSRVLPRRRQGPLTPEPESGAYVLENLVLPEGEDVIVSNRPLVMRNCVVQGNMYIDVSDTSHVIEDSIVTGMVTKNLGNELVVRRSAFGHLQLEAGTLDVVGATVEDSLLGSLESTALITLLSVTVLGSMDAARCFANDSLFAGSVTPHPGVGNCFRYCRLPAAALGAYTVEGQPAEAYACTSEVPRFRAAVFGAPGAGVLASDSGARLLDGAEDGGELGAYRHRRYALRDEAVLARLRESLPAGMSAILVPDERLGLALPVVTPPST
- a CDS encoding LysR family transcriptional regulator; protein product: MDDIPFAQLQAFLAVARANSFIGAARELSISRSAVSQSVQQLEERLRVVLVQRTTRSVSLTDAGRRLVDRVGPVFAQTAAALAEVSAKPGEVVGRLRLSVPHAAVSLILEPVLPTFRERYPRVEIELVLDERFVDTVAGGYDAGIRLSESIERDMVQVRLTEPFRFVVVGTPDYLARHGRPQRPEDLLEHECITFRSPTNGALYAWELERGRKSWRVPVRGGIVTNDGLLCSTLAKRGLGLAYSPEAWIRDELRRGELEVMLEAYAPVVPGYFLYFPSRDQQSAPLRLFVETAKGLLLGR
- a CDS encoding glucose 1-dehydrogenase, whose protein sequence is MNPTYDFKGQVALVTGAAMGMGLAAARAFAQSGAAVVLADRDGDLAAKEAAKIVEEGGIAIGVACDVTDEAQVSAAVDRAVAEYGRLDMAFNNAGIQVPPSDAAEEPAENFHRVTAVNQFGVWASMKHELRVMREQGSGTIVNNSSLGGLIGLPQRAAYHGTKHAVLGMTKSAGVEYAPRGIRINAVCPGTIDTPMVQDMLKGQADAMEGILKEQSIGRLGRADEVAAAVLWLCSPGASFVVGVGLPVDGGFTAH
- a CDS encoding toprim domain-containing protein, encoding MSKTEARGEEKAFQQAARLEREEIHRCITLAATHFQSRLWDDEEGQAARDYIASRGVTRESARAFGLGYASASGTALAEALAREELLDAGERAGVLRQPRAGDRHTDYFRQRVMLPFCSPEGQPLSFIGRDLPPHQRLKYLETRNSSIFIRDTTLFGLTHARDAIRGEGSAIVVEGGFDCMLLHQAGFPHSVSLISTTLSTPRIDLLLAAGARELVVMLDPDIGGWRGIQQASDLLLLYVPRTRVVQLPGKEDPDEFILRAGAGAMRRLLSEARPLTDYLLATALPQGRGASASERKKAIEELSPIFLRLQEGPARTALLEAMASHSGLSCPELEALLRSQG
- a CDS encoding DUF6519 domain-containing protein, which encodes MKTQISRDSHDSSKRYSGVYQQQGRMLTDADWNELVSIINDRVTSALRDVVGSGGPATGKLLISNTLQMTPGSVYADGLMATLPGTTPFTYATQPDFPLAPGTPAVNESLYADVWERPVLFLEDPNLQDPGLHGADTCTRTQVMLQIKRCPAGQQPTDPLVNPGRGNAPLTLSQRVGGTGPAAQFTGNYLFRLEVHDVKGSPTAPSELTLKWSSENAAEAYANGPGVPQDYQGNDWLYEFYNAATERHLGVHLGTPPAGFPSRGLLKEGYPVSVPDAATYPFVRRWDGWCTLTRNTTTGVWTFVSGGRDRGAPLSTANAQGVHGHVRIDNGVLHLELQDLALALTLTGGGTTSRAFVAGDYWLAPVREQDAAGDQLLSGAQPVGLLHRYVKLGVIAAGSFTPERTLGFPSLTRLMSPSVGDSGANYVGTEAHADVTGTTVQSQLSSLLPVLNKANSATNGSNLIGSAAITGTPKNLTAGTVRSQLTQLVTHLNTHVASNSTDHDTRYYPRTEANTAFASASHHHDARYPSILYQWAFSLNHGGSWSMVLPRFTQPPLVALGLKVLVPQGNEDDHYFVYNGPIHSQVRVELYFGTSSSQQLIVWNSSNENVDVHLRLFDVR